A portion of the Acidimicrobiia bacterium genome contains these proteins:
- a CDS encoding chloride channel protein: MFDRITQAFSASRRAAGETGDTAWTLALAALVGVGVGGAAVLLIAAIEVVADVFSEAGEMSGIGDWMVFISLPLGFLGAWWVAKHFAPEVEGDGVPEAAEGLALHGGYLGSRSVPFKIIATALTLGGGGSAGREGPVVQIGAAVGSFVSRKARLGEDQIRSMVAAGAGAAIGASFNAPIAGMLFAMEVILRSFAARHLSSVVVASVAAAVTTEGLSNTFGLDEVLLVAFPFGMEDSRELLLYLLLGLVVVVAAWAFLRSLDVMEGLAARLPGPAWIRPALFGLAVAMIGFFEPRVLGTGQEFTRQTLQLVSEADDVWWALLLLVLLKLVATSVTLSSRASGGAFMPSLFLGAALGAAFGEFLAPYWTISVLAPGAFAIVGMAAMFAAVARAPLTAILIVYEIIGRDYALILPLMLAAAIATALTELIHPESVYTMPLKRRGIVLTSVGEVDLLDTIAVGEVMSTSAAFAEPAMTLREVQQLLDRNRHHGVAVLDEGRLVGLITVSDIMRAGGARDDLTVSQAMTARPVTVQPSTPVSAALERMAALGIGRMPVVADDDPGRLVGMFRREDAVRSYHYALAANTGRRLDRQRMATRTDPGTKFFDFRVPPGSFADGRPLREIAWPEGCTIVSVRRHTEVTVPTGDTQLHAGDVVTAFGTTRGQNRMIERLNATGDEPTAEIQLEDRIEDEQ; the protein is encoded by the coding sequence ATGTTCGACCGGATAACGCAAGCCTTCAGCGCCTCCCGTCGCGCGGCCGGTGAAACGGGCGATACCGCCTGGACGCTGGCGCTCGCCGCTCTCGTGGGTGTCGGTGTCGGCGGTGCCGCGGTGCTGCTGATCGCCGCCATCGAGGTTGTCGCCGACGTCTTCTCCGAAGCGGGGGAAATGTCGGGCATTGGTGACTGGATGGTCTTCATTTCACTTCCCCTCGGATTCCTCGGTGCCTGGTGGGTTGCGAAGCACTTCGCTCCGGAGGTCGAGGGTGACGGCGTACCCGAGGCAGCCGAGGGCCTGGCCCTGCACGGTGGATACCTGGGGAGTCGATCGGTGCCGTTCAAGATCATCGCAACTGCTCTGACCCTCGGAGGGGGAGGATCGGCGGGCCGGGAAGGACCCGTCGTGCAGATCGGAGCCGCCGTCGGATCTTTCGTGTCACGAAAGGCCCGTCTCGGTGAGGATCAGATCAGGAGCATGGTGGCTGCCGGAGCAGGTGCTGCCATCGGAGCGAGTTTCAATGCTCCGATCGCCGGGATGTTGTTCGCCATGGAGGTCATTCTTCGCAGCTTCGCCGCCCGACATCTCAGCTCGGTCGTCGTCGCGTCCGTTGCCGCCGCCGTGACGACCGAGGGTTTGTCCAACACTTTCGGCTTGGATGAGGTGCTGCTGGTGGCATTCCCCTTCGGGATGGAAGACTCCCGGGAACTCCTCCTGTATCTGCTGCTCGGTCTGGTCGTAGTTGTGGCGGCCTGGGCATTCCTGCGGTCGCTCGACGTCATGGAGGGGCTGGCGGCTCGTCTGCCGGGACCGGCATGGATTCGGCCGGCGCTGTTCGGACTCGCGGTGGCCATGATCGGTTTCTTCGAGCCGCGGGTGCTGGGAACCGGCCAGGAGTTCACTCGCCAGACGCTTCAGCTGGTCTCGGAGGCCGACGACGTGTGGTGGGCGCTGCTGTTGCTTGTCTTGCTGAAGCTGGTTGCCACCTCGGTCACTCTCTCGTCGCGCGCCTCCGGTGGCGCCTTCATGCCGTCGTTGTTCCTTGGTGCAGCACTGGGGGCAGCGTTCGGGGAGTTCCTGGCCCCGTACTGGACGATCTCCGTGCTGGCGCCCGGCGCTTTCGCCATCGTCGGAATGGCCGCCATGTTCGCAGCAGTTGCCCGTGCCCCCTTGACGGCCATCCTGATCGTCTACGAGATAATCGGTCGCGACTATGCGCTGATTCTCCCCTTGATGCTCGCCGCGGCCATCGCGACGGCACTCACGGAACTCATCCATCCCGAGAGCGTCTACACGATGCCGCTCAAGCGTCGCGGCATAGTGCTGACCAGCGTCGGGGAGGTCGATCTGCTCGACACGATTGCCGTCGGCGAGGTTATGTCCACCAGCGCTGCCTTCGCGGAGCCGGCAATGACGTTGCGCGAGGTGCAGCAGCTGTTGGATCGCAACCGGCATCATGGAGTGGCAGTGCTCGATGAAGGTCGTCTCGTCGGCTTGATCACCGTCAGCGACATCATGCGGGCCGGAGGGGCACGTGACGACCTCACCGTCTCACAGGCGATGACTGCCCGGCCCGTAACCGTTCAGCCGTCGACACCGGTGTCCGCCGCGCTCGAGCGCATGGCTGCACTGGGAATCGGCCGTATGCCGGTAGTGGCCGACGACGATCCCGGACGTCTCGTCGGAATGTTCCGCCGTGAGGACGCGGTGCGGTCGTATCACTATGCGCTGGCTGCCAATACCGGGCGCCGGCTCGATCGTCAACGCATGGCAACCCGAACCGACCCCGGCACCAAGTTCTTCGATTTCCGTGTTCCGCCCGGCTCGTTCGCAGACGGGCGCCCGCTCCGTGAGATCGCCTGGCCGGAGGGGTGCACCATTGTCTCGGTTCGGCGCCACACAGAAGTCACCGTTCCGACCGGAGACACGCAGCTACACGCCGGAGACGTGGTGACGGCTTTCGGTACGACCCGCGGGCAAAATCGGATGATCGAGCGGCTGAACGCCACGGGCGATGAGCCGACGGCGGAAATCCAGCTGGAGGACCGCATCGAAGACGAGCAGTGA
- a CDS encoding proteasome activator encodes MPTEHEEPLHPEVVETPESAVPDGEESFVTHPTKLIRLASMTRAMLDEVRQAPIDEAGRRRLLDVHKRTLAELEGVLSEDLREEFNDIFVPITNDTPSESELRIAQAQLIGWLEGLFHGIQASLFSQQLATRAQLQQMQKPPALPATEEKEDYPGVYL; translated from the coding sequence ATGCCCACCGAACACGAGGAACCGCTTCATCCCGAGGTCGTCGAGACCCCCGAATCGGCAGTGCCCGACGGCGAAGAGAGCTTCGTCACCCACCCGACGAAACTGATCAGGCTTGCCTCGATGACGAGGGCGATGCTCGACGAAGTGCGCCAGGCGCCCATCGATGAAGCAGGTAGGCGTCGCTTACTGGACGTCCACAAGCGCACATTGGCCGAACTCGAGGGCGTCTTGTCGGAGGATCTACGCGAGGAGTTCAACGACATCTTCGTTCCCATCACCAACGACACCCCCAGCGAGTCTGAGCTACGCATCGCCCAGGCACAGCTGATCGGCTGGCTCGAGGGCTTGTTCCACGGCATTCAGGCGTCGCTGTTCAGCCAGCAGCTGGCCACGCGGGCGCAACTCCAGCAGATGCAGAAACCGCCGGCCCTGCCGGCAACGGAGGAAAAAGAAGACTACCCCGGGGTGTATCTCTAG
- a CDS encoding ABC transporter permease, whose protein sequence is MKALAIAGTSLRRFFRDRSNIFSVFLFPILLVLLLGSMQGGASTPRLGFHAEAEDALSTQLLGGLEDIEGMIVKEFDSEETAVRAVERGQIEAALILPDGYAATLQSGGDVQVRYVTRTQSEELQGINTAIASVVNQQSTILRTARFAELQGAGSFNEALTVATEVQTAIPPVEVVASTAGEPFALAGLGQFDIYAQTMLVLFIFLTTLQGAAALVQSRRLGVTRRMISTPTTARTVIFGEGLSRLAIALVQGIVVFVGTWLIFGVDWGDPLLALVVLAVFALVSSGAAMLLGAVVSNDQQAGGLATMIGLGLAALGGAMFPLAAFELLSDTVWRVAHITPHAWALESFEELVGYGGGFGDIAGFLLILLGYAAIFFAVGAWRLRAILTR, encoded by the coding sequence ATGAAGGCCCTGGCGATTGCCGGAACCAGCCTGCGGAGGTTCTTCCGCGATCGCTCCAACATCTTCTCCGTCTTCCTGTTTCCGATCTTGCTGGTACTGCTACTCGGCTCCATGCAAGGAGGGGCCTCCACCCCGCGGCTGGGGTTTCACGCAGAGGCCGAGGACGCCCTCTCGACCCAGCTTCTCGGTGGGCTCGAAGACATCGAGGGCATGATCGTCAAGGAGTTCGATTCTGAGGAGACTGCCGTCCGGGCCGTGGAACGGGGACAAATCGAGGCCGCTTTGATACTTCCCGACGGATACGCGGCGACCCTTCAGTCGGGCGGTGATGTGCAAGTCCGCTACGTCACCCGCACCCAGAGCGAGGAGCTTCAGGGCATCAACACGGCAATAGCTTCGGTAGTCAACCAGCAGTCGACGATCCTCCGAACGGCCCGCTTCGCAGAACTGCAAGGCGCCGGTTCGTTCAACGAAGCTCTCACCGTCGCAACCGAGGTGCAGACGGCCATCCCTCCCGTTGAAGTCGTAGCCTCAACCGCCGGTGAACCATTCGCACTCGCCGGGCTGGGACAGTTCGATATCTACGCCCAAACGATGCTCGTTCTGTTCATCTTCCTCACCACACTCCAGGGAGCGGCCGCTCTGGTCCAATCGAGGCGGCTCGGAGTCACCCGCCGCATGATCTCGACACCGACTACGGCAAGAACCGTCATCTTCGGCGAAGGACTCAGCCGACTGGCGATCGCACTCGTGCAGGGAATCGTCGTTTTCGTCGGCACGTGGCTCATATTCGGAGTCGATTGGGGAGACCCGTTGCTGGCGCTGGTCGTTCTCGCCGTCTTCGCCCTGGTTTCGAGCGGGGCTGCGATGTTGCTGGGTGCGGTCGTGTCCAACGACCAGCAGGCAGGCGGCCTTGCGACGATGATCGGCCTTGGACTGGCCGCGCTGGGCGGAGCCATGTTTCCGCTCGCAGCCTTCGAACTCCTCTCGGACACGGTCTGGCGAGTGGCTCACATAACTCCGCACGCGTGGGCGTTGGAGTCCTTCGAGGAGTTGGTGGGATACGGGGGCGGATTCGGCGACATCGCCGGATTCCTCCTGATCCTGCTCGGCTACGCAGCAATCTTCTTCGCCGTGGGTGCCTGGAGATTGCGAGCGATCCTGACCAGGTGA
- a CDS encoding ABC transporter permease, giving the protein MGTAWTIAAKDLRERLRDRSAYIVGIVAPLAMALIFGFALNPLKNYEFSATYAVVDLDQSEVSRLFVDDVLRKAPGVEVLQLATVDEGMALVDKDANPFAEQEGTSADALFVIPPEFGSDVQSEREVALQVIGNQSAESNAGIAVSLAQGYAAEITSVRVAVATVESLLQEEVDRFSTGLAVLSTPYPATLADVSADTKQLDQVTFYAAGMAIFFVFFTVQFGITSLLEERHNGTLARLLAAPISKRSIIAGKATGAFLVGIVSIAVLMLTTTLILEADWGNPLGVTLLVLAAVISAMGIVSLVSSYSRTAEQAASMASMAGVILGFLGGTFFDVAQAGGLIAGLRFVSPHAWFMQGLADLSSGELGVVFLPVVVMLAFGLVTGSIGMAGLRRGMRP; this is encoded by the coding sequence ATGGGCACCGCGTGGACCATCGCCGCCAAAGACCTCAGAGAACGGTTGCGCGACCGTTCGGCATACATAGTGGGAATCGTGGCGCCCCTGGCCATGGCACTGATCTTCGGGTTCGCTCTCAACCCTCTCAAGAACTACGAGTTCAGCGCCACCTATGCCGTGGTGGACCTGGATCAGAGCGAGGTGAGCAGGTTGTTCGTCGACGACGTCCTTCGCAAGGCGCCGGGCGTCGAGGTACTTCAACTGGCGACCGTCGACGAAGGGATGGCACTCGTCGACAAGGATGCCAACCCCTTCGCCGAGCAGGAGGGCACGAGCGCCGATGCCCTCTTCGTCATCCCCCCGGAGTTCGGCTCCGACGTTCAATCCGAGCGGGAAGTGGCACTCCAGGTGATCGGAAACCAATCTGCCGAGTCGAATGCCGGGATCGCCGTCTCTCTTGCGCAGGGATACGCCGCCGAAATCACTTCGGTGCGGGTGGCTGTGGCAACCGTCGAGAGCTTGCTCCAAGAGGAGGTGGATCGTTTCTCCACCGGGCTCGCCGTCCTGAGTACGCCCTATCCCGCCACGCTGGCCGATGTCTCTGCCGACACCAAGCAACTGGATCAAGTTACTTTCTACGCAGCCGGGATGGCCATCTTCTTCGTTTTCTTCACCGTACAGTTCGGCATCACCAGCCTGCTCGAGGAACGTCACAACGGAACGCTGGCGAGGCTCCTGGCCGCGCCTATCTCGAAGCGTTCAATCATCGCCGGCAAGGCGACCGGTGCCTTCCTCGTTGGAATAGTGAGCATTGCGGTACTGATGTTGACCACCACTCTCATCCTCGAGGCCGATTGGGGAAACCCGTTGGGAGTGACCCTGCTGGTGCTGGCTGCGGTGATATCCGCCATGGGAATCGTCTCTCTCGTCAGTTCCTATTCACGAACAGCCGAGCAAGCCGCCTCCATGGCGTCGATGGCGGGCGTCATCCTGGGGTTCCTCGGTGGCACCTTCTTCGACGTTGCGCAGGCTGGGGGGTTGATCGCCGGCCTCCGGTTCGTCTCGCCCCATGCCTGGTTCATGCAGGGTCTGGCGGACTTGAGCTCCGGTGAACTCGGAGTCGTATTCCTGCCGGTGGTTGTGATGCTGGCATTCGGATTGGTGACGGGTTCGATCGGAATGGCAGGCCTCAGAAGGGGGATGCGACCATGA
- a CDS encoding ABC transporter ATP-binding protein, translated as MGSGPSDGIVLDCSDIRKSFGDLTAVDGVGFHIAAGETYGLLGPNGAGKTTTISIIAGLLERDGGRVLVAGEVMDPEATAAKRHVGLVPQDLAIYPDLDARENLRFFGKLYGLRGAELDRRVDEVLDIIELRDRADDRADEYSGGMKRRLNIGIGLLHHPTLLILDEPTVGVDPQSRNAILESVERLGEEGMAVLYTTHYMEEAERLCDRIGIIDHGTIKAEGTQRDLVQLVGQRDRVRLVATGNLAAGSAALVELPGIEDAAVTAQGIDLLVGNAHDKLPEILSVASATGVSVGGVDVDTANLEAVFLHLTGRALRE; from the coding sequence ATGGGGTCGGGACCATCCGACGGGATCGTGCTCGATTGCTCGGACATCCGGAAGTCTTTCGGTGATCTGACTGCCGTGGACGGTGTCGGCTTCCACATCGCAGCCGGGGAGACGTACGGACTGCTGGGGCCGAACGGAGCCGGCAAGACGACCACCATCTCGATCATCGCAGGGTTGCTCGAACGTGACGGCGGCCGGGTGCTCGTCGCCGGAGAGGTGATGGATCCGGAGGCCACTGCCGCCAAACGTCACGTAGGACTGGTACCTCAGGATCTCGCCATCTACCCGGACCTCGATGCCCGTGAGAATCTTCGCTTCTTCGGCAAGCTCTACGGCCTGCGGGGTGCGGAACTCGACCGGCGGGTGGACGAAGTGCTCGACATCATCGAACTGCGCGACCGGGCCGACGACCGGGCAGACGAGTACTCGGGCGGTATGAAGCGGCGGCTCAACATCGGAATCGGCCTCCTTCACCATCCAACTCTCTTGATACTCGACGAGCCCACGGTGGGCGTAGATCCGCAGAGCCGCAATGCCATTCTCGAGAGCGTCGAACGACTCGGCGAGGAGGGAATGGCGGTCCTCTACACCACCCACTACATGGAGGAAGCAGAACGGCTCTGCGATCGCATCGGGATCATCGACCACGGCACGATCAAAGCTGAAGGAACTCAACGCGACCTCGTGCAGCTCGTCGGTCAGCGAGACCGTGTCCGCCTCGTCGCCACCGGAAACCTCGCCGCCGGATCCGCCGCCCTCGTGGAGTTGCCCGGCATCGAAGATGCTGCCGTGACCGCCCAGGGAATCGACCTGCTGGTTGGGAACGCCCACGACAAGTTGCCGGAGATCCTGTCGGTGGCTTCAGCGACGGGGGTTTCCGTTGGAGGGGTGGATGTCGACACCGCCAACCTCGAGGCGGTGTTCCTGCACCTAACCGGGCGCGCGTTGAGGGAGTGA
- a CDS encoding LLM class flavin-dependent oxidoreductase, translating to MDIAVQVVGDYAHVANIARITEESKAVALALADHYLYGSKPQDYRNPAYDSLFQAAALARDTRDLELVMLVSPITFRHPAVYAKGAITIDEISGGRFTLGLGAGWHDDEHHYHGLDYPDRKVRFAQLADAFAYVHKYFDNPQGGHEGEFFRFTGFDSHPKARREGRRLLIGGSGAAKTPTLAGMYADEFNLYHHEPKGIAERIEVMRRAAEEAGRDPDAILISTCMPMLGGDSDAELLEAAAGLARRTKADPEELLARYRQTDGIQVGSWDQHREWIERMEHSGIRRTYLQLAAGVDWHLERALAELCRR from the coding sequence ATGGATATTGCAGTTCAAGTCGTCGGCGACTACGCCCACGTAGCCAACATCGCCCGCATCACAGAAGAGTCCAAAGCCGTCGCCCTGGCCCTCGCCGATCATTACCTGTACGGATCGAAACCTCAGGACTACCGCAACCCGGCCTACGACTCGCTGTTTCAGGCGGCCGCCCTGGCGCGCGACACCCGGGACCTCGAACTGGTGATGCTGGTCAGCCCGATCACCTTTCGTCATCCGGCGGTCTACGCCAAAGGGGCGATCACAATCGACGAGATCTCCGGGGGCAGATTCACCCTCGGACTCGGTGCCGGATGGCACGACGACGAGCACCACTACCACGGCCTCGACTACCCGGATCGCAAGGTTCGGTTCGCCCAACTCGCCGACGCGTTCGCCTACGTTCACAAATACTTCGACAACCCCCAGGGTGGACACGAAGGCGAGTTCTTCCGCTTCACCGGATTCGACTCACATCCGAAGGCCCGCAGAGAAGGCAGGCGACTCCTGATAGGTGGCTCCGGCGCGGCGAAGACTCCGACTCTCGCAGGTATGTACGCCGATGAGTTCAACCTGTACCACCACGAACCGAAAGGCATCGCAGAGCGGATCGAGGTGATGCGGCGGGCCGCCGAAGAGGCCGGCCGTGATCCGGATGCGATCCTCATCTCGACCTGCATGCCGATGCTGGGCGGGGACTCCGATGCCGAACTCCTCGAAGCGGCGGCCGGGCTGGCACGGCGAACCAAAGCCGATCCCGAAGAGTTGCTCGCCCGCTATCGCCAAACGGACGGCATACAGGTCGGATCCTGGGACCAGCATCGCGAGTGGATCGAGAGAATGGAGCACTCCGGTATCCGGCGCACCTACCTGCAGCTCGCGGCCGGCGTCGATTGGCATCTCGAACGCGCCCTCGCCGAGCTCTGCAGACGGTAG